The stretch of DNA atgTTAGTCTTTTGTGAGGAcgattaaatcaaaattcgaCACTTttaacacacacaaaaagacATATCCGACTCGATATGGAAGATCTTTTatgaaaacactttttttttcactcgctGTTGGTGtttttggaattaattattgaaaaagaaaattatcttgtAGTATACATTACATCGTGAATAATGAATAATGATTGCTGTTAAGTAAAAGATACCtgaatattattgaaaataaaattagttacaattctacaaaatattgtttttttttactaaatgagataaaaacaattttttttaaatatatctcattggctcagaacagacggccgtggcttttggttgacgtcttcgcgatgcaactttttggatgtgacttttttgcgcagacataacctcaaagcaacttttttgtgtgcaaaaaagtgagaaatacgggAAAAAATGCGTTTCAGTGCCCCCGGGGGGCTTCCCATATGCTGTTATAGCATTTTCCAGGcggaaatttgcacaattctgttttttaccacaaaaatatttcgatgcgacttttttgacacttggatgcgactttttcgatgtaacttttttggatgtgactttttgggtgtgacttttttgggtgtgactttttctaggaaactttttttgttcaaaaaaaaaagtgaaaaaagttttctcgaaaaagtcacacccaaaaaagttgcatcaaaaaagtcacaccctaaaaagttgcatcaaaaaagtcacatccaaaaaagttacatcgaaaaagtcgcatccaagtgtcaaaaaaagttgcatcgaAAGATTTTTGTGCCAAAAAACAGAATTGCGCAAATTTCCGCctggaaaatgcattaacAGCATACAGGAAGCCccccgggggcactgcaacgcattttttcccgtatttctcacttttttgcacacaaaaaagttgctttgaggttatgtgtgcgcaaaaaagtcacatccaaaaagttgcatcgCGAATACGTCAACCAATAGTCACGGCCGTCTGTTCTGAGCCATtgtcgtgaaagggttaaaagagtTAATTTTTGCTGCTTGGGAAGCATTAGAGAATTCCATATTTCACCTTACTCTTTTTAATTAAGGCTACGAAGCCTACGAAgtaattaagaattaattccCCCAGTctgcaatttttaatttaataaaaaaggtaaaaaaagcattttagaacaatattttaattgctgctgaattgtttttttcctgcaaaatcaaagaatttttatgtttttttgggACGCCCTAATTATTTTGACGAAGAATGGCAATGAAGTGTTAATATtacaacaacgaaaaaagcgtgttttgatttttgcggtatttttttatttggaaaaattgacgagaaaaaggaaaattcaggtgtgaaaaatgagtgaatcAAAGAAGCAAGATTGTAAATATGGTGCGGAATGCTATCAGAAAAATCCAGCGCACAAGGCCAAGTACAATCATCCGGGAGACGACGCTGAATTGGAGTCGGCAAAGCGTGAAAGATCTCCAGGAACTGACAGCGAGGAATCCACAAAGAAGCTCAAAGAATCCCCAGCAGCAGCTTCCAAAGCAAACCCGGAGGATAGTGCCCCGTCAGGTTCGGGGGAAGAAAAGGAATTAACGCTGGATGACCTGAAGAATCCATTCAAGAGCGCTGACAGACTCGAAGGAATCAATGAGAATGAAGTTCAGGATGGAGATATTGTGGATCCTTGGGCACACAGGATACGTTTTTCCCAAATGCAAGAGTACAAGCAATTGCTGAGTGACCCTAAGTTGTTCTTTAAGCATAAATTCTGCGTGGAAATGCCGGAAGATTTCTACGGGTTTTGGGAATTTTGTAAATCCCAGACGAAGGAGGGGGGAAAGCCGGAGTGCCTTTTTGAGCAAGTGGGGCTCCAACTGGTGGGTCCCTTTGACTACATGGCGGGGAAATTTCACGATGCCCCCCTCAGGGAGCCGGGAGACTACTTCCGCCACTGGCGCTTCTACTACGACCCACCGGAATTCCAAACTGTCTTCGTGAAGAAGGGCACAGGGATACACTACGGGTACTGGAGGGATAGTCCCTTTGCTGAGCAGTGCTTCTTTGCCCGCAATGACGCCTCCAAGGGGTGCCAGTTTACCATATTTGatacaaacatttttaatgcCGTCAGCTACTTCCTGGACAAAGATGCCAACGTGACCCCCTTCACAAAGGCAAAAGTGGGCGCACTGAAGAAGAGTCTTCAGAGTTGGGTGGCAGACCATGAGGTGGATGTGACGAGTGCCCCAACACTGATAAAGGAGCGTCAACGGAAGCTCGTTTGTAAGACATTTCACACAGCTGGACTTGTTGTTCCGGTGGAAGCGAAGACGAAAATTGGCTATCGCCCCCTCATGGAAACTGACGCTGACCTCAAGAAGATCCTGTCGAAGATTGACGATGGCCACAGCCTCCAGTCACTCATGAGTACACTACAACCCATCATCACAGCTGCCAGCATTggtaaaataacttttcttattaattttcttcttcgatattaaactttttttcttcaaattgtttttaagcCGTCGACGAGGGTGACTACGGAACATCAATTGAGCTGGCCTTAGATTTCTACGCTCACGGATCACCGGAATTGCACAACTGCATAAGGAACCTCTCAGTTGTGGGATACACGCAGGCTGGTCATCCGCAGTTCCTGGCAATTCTCaaagtaattattttctctgcgcttttttagaggaattttcattcattttcctttattttccaGGCTCAACTGGACAATCGCCGCAAGGGATTCAATCTCAGCATCCTAGAAGAAGCTTGAGGGCatttttcgtattattttttataaagattctaataaaaaaacataataaaaaaaaattcttttatttttggtaatatttgaatttggcaatttggcgccctttttggCACAATTtgtataagagaaaatgagacggatgcatatcactgatactgtctccctcacacttttagtttttcgcaattttctcgcgttttccgctgAATTTCCCGGCCGGAAGTGATTTTTTGCaatcaggaagcgacgccgcgacGATTGGcaccaaaaatgcaaaaagttcgcgaaaatccatttccgagaaaaaaaaaatgcgtgtaaaatccccaaccgtcaaaattttcaaatttgtaacccaaccgtcaaaatttccgcgggccccaaTTCTTGCATTGAGAGGCTCCCCGGGGGCCTCGGAGCATCCGTAAGTGCCTCAGGAGTcccaaaaatgcgttttatgcccaaaaattagtggaaaaacaaggaaatcgcgaattttgtcgaaatgcaaaaaaaagttcgttaaagttcaaattttccAGCAGCGCCGCTAACTTAGTCGACGAATTGGATTTTGACAAAAGTGTCGCGGAAACGCTACAAAACTTCAGCGTGGTTCGACGACGACGGTGCGtcgaaaagaaaacataataaaaatattttttagtccCGGTTAATTGCGAGAGGAGTGCGTTGTGTCTATTTCCCTGGAACACCTTATCGCCGCTGATCCCTGGCACAGGTGCAGGAAGGAACGGAAAACACCCACTGCATCGTGAGAGGTGAGTTTTTGCTGATTTTCTCCGccataaaacaaattttccattcataaaactttcatgcaaaaaaaagcttgttTGGGTGTTTTTCCTCCTTGCCAAACACAACAAAACTACCACAGGGAAGAAGGGGAGACTTCCTTCTTGCTTCCAGGAAGTTTTGTCGATTCTCAGGCGCCTCCTGAGATTGAGGGGATttgtttgtgtttttttcttttgtgggGGCGCTttcatttggattttttttcacatctctGATGATGAATTTCTTCAGCAGCAGAGGAAACAATAGATTGTGAAGAGAGAGTGTGTATTTTTCCATCTAGTTGTGccatttttccaattaattaaatgaagaagaatgaGGAAAAACACCTTCAAATTGAGTCCACGTATCGATTTTCGCGCAAATGCCAAAGTGAAATTGATATCTTGGGAATGTGTTTGGAGGGACCTCTCTGGCTATCTAATCTCTatcgtgttttttttcctcttgctTTCTGGGTACACCCTTGTGCCGCCTGCCCCTGCCCACACCACGACTGGGGCCTAATCAGCAGCACACgaggaggaaaattgaaaagtaacCCCACCAAAGTTAATTAAGACTTCGAACATGGCGTCGGGCGGTGAGAAAAGATGGATCGGGAGCGGCATGTTTAATCCCCATTCCACTGGTGGAGGAACATCCATACCCGAATGGAAGAAGGAACTCATTCAACGAAGGAAGAATGCCACCAAGGGCACATTGCCGTCATCCACAGCAGGTGAGTGTCTCGCAAATTGACTTCTTCTTTGCAAACTAAACTTGAGAtgagaagagaagaaatcttGTTTATCTCGTTCCCAATGAGATGTCTGTATGTACATTGTATGTTGCAAGAAAACAGCTATGCTGCTGAGCTAATGCAATCATCCCTCCTAACAACTACGATGAGCACATGCGTTGCAATGACCACAAGACGATGCAAGAAATGTCTTCATCTCACACtattagatttaattttaaagtttttttttctcacctacGCGGTCCATGCGACAGCTgcccatttatttatttttatttagtagCTGTGTGTGAGACAAGTAAGTCCAAGGAAACTCATCCAAATACGGCCAAATCAGCAAAATGACGCACAGAAAGCGCGCTCCATAGAAAACAAAATGCTTCCCGAATGTCTCAATAAAGCCAAACGCGTGCTTTACTCTCCTCTGTGTGTTATGTTGGGAAAAAGGCAATGAAGTCATCCCGCTGATGAGATTTCAATGGTTTTTCCTGATCTAGTAAATTACAGGCAGTGTCTTTATTCTATAAATCGGAAGAGGGTAATCAAGAAAACCCCCACATGCCCTTAAAGAACAGAGAGTAGTACCATCAAGAGGCCCCATCAAGACTCATTTATTCCACAACTGGCGTGTGTGCAGAGGTAGTGAAATTGGAATATAGACCGGATATTTCACACATTCATGTCCAAAGTTCACCACTTTGTCTCTCTCTCCCGCGAGCACGCCTCTGGATGCGTCTGCTGCCTCTGTAGTAAATTCCCCCGCACGATGGGGACAATGCCGCTTGGctctttttcatcattttgctGCCCAATTGAGACTCTCCTCCGCACCGTCGTCATGAGCCACGCGGGAAAATCGTCGAgagtatttttctctctcacttttGCTACACATTCGTTGGCTTTTTTCCctcctacctacctacctatagGCTCTATTTGAATTCCATCAGACAATGAATGTGACCATCGACGAAATAAttacagtgaaaaaaaatagaggagAGAAAAAGCGAGGGAATTGTTAAAAATGTAGGCGCACTAGagtaatctatataataaagaaaggtctgtttgttggtaatcttccgtcgtgttcggctatacaaatctacaccgtttgaccgatcgtgatgaaatttggcacagaggctccttataacaggcggtttcgagtggccgtattcatttcccccccaaagccccccttcaggtagcccccatataactctcatgcattttttgcgaatttttgaatttggcgccggaaatgttgtatgaaaatgatttcttctctttgcaatttttttggggttgatgAGTAACCCCAATCTacgtataaatcatcacagttttttttctctctaaaatttgcgcgaagcgcaaaaccccccgcgaagcggggcgaggaaaattggagcgaagcgacaatttacctcgttattTAATacaagagaagagagagagagagaataaaagaaacaagCAGACAAAATGCGTATACATGTGagggaaaaaaggaaaagttcaTTGCGCAGTGCCCATGGAAGACTATTGCAAGagaaacgattttttttaaaatttttttttaaaggaaaattgggCCTAAAACAATGATTAGAACTGAAcag from Lutzomyia longipalpis isolate SR_M1_2022 chromosome 1, ASM2433408v1 encodes:
- the LOC129792378 gene encoding histone PARylation factor 1-like, with protein sequence MSESKKQDCKYGAECYQKNPAHKAKYNHPGDDAELESAKRERSPGTDSEESTKKLKESPAAASKANPEDSAPSGSGEEKELTLDDLKNPFKSADRLEGINENEVQDGDIVDPWAHRIRFSQMQEYKQLLSDPKLFFKHKFCVEMPEDFYGFWEFCKSQTKEGGKPECLFEQVGLQLVGPFDYMAGKFHDAPLREPGDYFRHWRFYYDPPEFQTVFVKKGTGIHYGYWRDSPFAEQCFFARNDASKGCQFTIFDTNIFNAVSYFLDKDANVTPFTKAKVGALKKSLQSWVADHEVDVTSAPTLIKERQRKLVCKTFHTAGLVVPVEAKTKIGYRPLMETDADLKKILSKIDDGHSLQSLMSTLQPIITAASIAVDEGDYGTSIELALDFYAHGSPELHNCIRNLSVVGYTQAGHPQFLAILKAQLDNRRKGFNLSILEEA